In a single window of the Aridibaculum aurantiacum genome:
- a CDS encoding TIGR00730 family Rossman fold protein: protein MHTQLIVNGELYSMSKDKRIINNRLEEYLEGPKSRWKEFKFAVHVFWQMIRGIRTLHYIGPCITVFGSARFKEGHRYYEAAREFGKRIAEIGFTTLTGGGPGIMEAANRGAFENGGYSVGCNIYLPFEQAHNPYMHKWFTFKHFFVRKTLLVKYSYSFIIMPGGFGTMDEFFETLTLVQTKTITQFPIVLYGKEYYQPLMDYMHFLAKEQTISEDDLKLVLLTDDYDEAMQHIRTYITGNYKITKRPKPFWGFLEKQSSKVKEPTVV from the coding sequence TTGCACACACAACTGATTGTAAATGGAGAACTTTATAGCATGAGCAAAGACAAAAGAATTATCAACAACCGCCTTGAGGAATATTTGGAAGGGCCGAAGAGCCGGTGGAAGGAGTTTAAGTTTGCGGTGCATGTATTTTGGCAAATGATACGCGGCATTCGTACGTTGCACTACATAGGTCCATGCATTACCGTCTTCGGCTCCGCACGTTTCAAGGAAGGACATCGTTATTACGAGGCTGCTCGTGAATTCGGCAAACGCATTGCCGAAATAGGTTTCACCACGCTCACTGGCGGCGGACCAGGTATCATGGAAGCGGCCAACCGCGGCGCTTTCGAGAACGGCGGCTACTCCGTTGGCTGCAATATCTACCTGCCGTTTGAGCAGGCGCACAACCCTTACATGCACAAGTGGTTTACGTTCAAACATTTTTTTGTGCGCAAAACACTGCTCGTCAAATATTCGTACTCGTTCATCATCATGCCAGGTGGCTTTGGTACCATGGACGAATTTTTTGAAACGCTGACACTGGTGCAAACCAAAACCATCACGCAGTTCCCAATAGTGCTGTACGGCAAAGAATATTACCAGCCGCTGATGGACTACATGCACTTCCTGGCCAAAGAGCAAACAATAAGTGAAGACGACCTGAAGCTGGTGCTGCTGACAGACGATTACGATGAGGCGATGCAACACATCCGCACCTACATCACCGGCAACTACAAAATCACCAAGAGGCCAAAACCATTCTGGGGCTTCCTTGAAAAGCAATCAAGCAAGGTGAAGGAGCCAACGGTGGTGTAA
- a CDS encoding GxxExxY protein, which yields MYQSLSVREESLGKQIVDVAYTIHKFLGPGLLESVYEKCFCHELSNRDIPYLRQKEVAIIYNSLKIDDGLRLDILVDDLVIIELKAQENFHPVWEAQMISYLKLSQKRLGFLINFHVPLIKEGIKRIVL from the coding sequence ATGTATCAATCATTATCAGTAAGGGAAGAAAGTTTAGGTAAGCAAATAGTAGATGTTGCTTACACTATTCATAAATTTCTTGGGCCTGGCTTGCTTGAAAGTGTGTACGAAAAGTGTTTTTGCCATGAGTTATCTAATCGTGACATTCCATACTTAAGACAAAAAGAGGTGGCTATAATCTACAATAGCCTAAAAATAGACGATGGCTTGCGGTTAGATATTCTTGTAGATGATTTGGTTATCATTGAACTTAAAGCCCAGGAAAACTTCCACCCTGTCTGGGAGGCACAAATGATTAGCTATCTTAAGCTTTCACAGAAAAGGTTAGGCTTCCTAATAAATTTCCATGTTCCACTTATCAAAGAGGGCATCAAACGAATAGTACTATAA
- the metH gene encoding methionine synthase — MVIKPYLRLAGLEPLTIRPETNFVNVGERTNVTGSKKFARLIREGNYEEALSVARQQVESGAQILDVNMDDALLDGVSAMTTFLNLLQAEPDIAKIPIMIDSSKFEIIEAGLKCVQGKCIVNSISMKEGEEKFIEQAFICQAYGASVIVMAFDEVGQADTKDRKVEICERAYKILTEQVGFEPQDIIFDPNIFAVATGIEEHNNYAVDFIEATRVIKQRMPLAKVSGGVSNVSFSFRGNDHVREAIHAVFLYHAIQAGMDMGIVNAGQLQVYSEIEPKLRDLCEDVILNRNNDNNQATEALINFAETVKAKGKVTVRDEAWRNEPVEKRLAHSLVNGITDYVELDTEEARQKYPKPLDVIEGPLMDGMNIVGDLFGSGKMFLPQVVKSARVMKKAVAVLTPFIEQEKEDRKQAHLAAGTTNEELAGAAKILLATVKGDVHDIGKNIVGVVLGCNGYDIIDLGVMVSADKILETAQKENVDVIGLSGLITPSLDEMVHIAHEMKRRNMTQPLLIGGATTSRMHTAVKIAPEYENGVVHVLDASRSVTVTGSLLSKEQKDDFLSGIYKEYDKLREDFGNKRSAKSLLSFEEAQANKMKIDWNAFEPAAPSFTGVRVFNDYNLAEIAPYIDWHPFFIAWEMHGKYPQILSDEVIGKEATKLHNDAKALLQKIIDEKWLTAKGVVGFWQANATAADTVTVAETKEQGDTQQVALQFLRQQSKKAAGQPNLSLADFIAPVETNKQDHIGAFAVSIHGIEEHIKRFESQHDDYNKIMLQALADRLAEAFAELLHAKTRKELWAYVPGEDLTNEQLVKEEYQGIRPAPGYPACPDHTEKHKLFALLNATENAGIELTESLAMYPAASVCGWYFAHPQSKYFGLGKINKDQVEDYAKRKNMPVEEVERWLRPVLDYA; from the coding sequence ATGGTTATCAAACCCTACTTACGCTTAGCCGGCCTCGAGCCACTCACCATCCGTCCGGAGACGAACTTCGTTAACGTAGGTGAGCGCACCAATGTGACCGGTTCAAAGAAATTTGCCCGCCTCATCCGCGAGGGCAACTACGAAGAAGCCCTCTCCGTAGCACGCCAGCAGGTAGAAAGCGGCGCACAGATCCTCGACGTCAACATGGACGACGCCCTTCTCGACGGCGTCAGCGCCATGACCACCTTCCTCAACCTGCTGCAGGCCGAGCCCGATATCGCCAAAATCCCCATCATGATCGACAGCTCCAAGTTCGAGATCATCGAAGCCGGCCTGAAGTGTGTGCAGGGCAAGTGCATCGTCAACTCCATCAGCATGAAGGAAGGCGAGGAGAAGTTCATCGAGCAGGCATTTATCTGCCAGGCTTACGGCGCCTCTGTCATTGTCATGGCTTTCGATGAAGTAGGTCAGGCCGATACCAAAGACCGCAAGGTGGAGATCTGCGAACGCGCATATAAGATATTAACCGAACAGGTAGGCTTCGAGCCGCAGGATATCATCTTCGACCCGAACATTTTTGCGGTAGCAACAGGTATTGAAGAGCATAATAACTATGCAGTAGATTTCATAGAAGCAACACGTGTCATAAAACAAAGAATGCCGCTGGCGAAAGTGAGCGGCGGTGTCAGCAACGTATCCTTCTCCTTCCGCGGCAATGATCACGTACGCGAAGCCATTCACGCTGTATTTCTTTATCATGCCATACAGGCAGGCATGGACATGGGTATTGTAAATGCTGGTCAGCTGCAGGTGTACAGCGAGATAGAACCCAAACTGCGCGACCTGTGCGAAGATGTGATCCTCAACCGCAACAACGACAACAACCAGGCAACAGAAGCACTGATCAATTTTGCCGAAACAGTAAAAGCAAAAGGAAAAGTAACCGTAAGAGATGAAGCATGGCGCAATGAGCCGGTAGAGAAACGACTGGCGCATTCACTGGTAAATGGAATAACCGATTACGTAGAACTGGATACAGAAGAAGCTCGTCAGAAATATCCCAAACCACTTGATGTAATTGAAGGTCCGCTGATGGACGGGATGAATATTGTGGGTGACCTGTTTGGCAGTGGTAAAATGTTCCTGCCGCAGGTAGTAAAGAGTGCAAGGGTTATGAAAAAAGCTGTAGCGGTGCTGACGCCTTTTATTGAGCAGGAAAAAGAAGACCGCAAGCAGGCGCACCTTGCTGCCGGCACTACCAATGAAGAGCTGGCAGGTGCCGCTAAAATTCTTCTCGCAACCGTAAAAGGTGATGTACACGACATCGGGAAAAATATAGTGGGTGTGGTACTGGGATGTAACGGCTACGACATTATCGACCTTGGTGTAATGGTATCTGCAGATAAAATTCTGGAAACGGCGCAGAAAGAAAATGTAGATGTGATCGGCCTGAGTGGTCTCATTACTCCATCACTAGATGAGATGGTGCACATAGCACACGAAATGAAGCGCCGCAATATGACGCAGCCATTGCTGATAGGCGGTGCCACCACCAGCCGGATGCATACCGCCGTAAAAATTGCGCCTGAATATGAAAATGGCGTGGTGCACGTACTCGATGCCAGCCGCAGCGTAACCGTTACAGGCAGCCTGCTCAGCAAAGAGCAGAAGGATGATTTTCTTTCTGGCATCTACAAAGAATACGACAAGCTGCGTGAAGACTTTGGCAATAAACGATCAGCTAAATCATTACTGTCATTTGAGGAAGCGCAGGCCAATAAAATGAAGATTGACTGGAATGCTTTTGAACCGGCAGCGCCTTCTTTTACAGGTGTGCGTGTGTTCAACGATTATAACCTGGCTGAAATTGCACCTTACATAGACTGGCATCCGTTCTTCATTGCATGGGAAATGCATGGCAAGTACCCGCAGATACTGAGCGATGAAGTAATTGGTAAAGAAGCGACCAAACTGCACAACGACGCAAAAGCGTTGCTGCAAAAGATTATTGATGAGAAGTGGCTGACGGCAAAAGGAGTGGTTGGTTTCTGGCAGGCCAATGCGACTGCAGCTGATACAGTTACGGTGGCTGAAACAAAAGAACAAGGAGATACACAACAAGTAGCACTTCAGTTCCTGCGCCAGCAAAGCAAGAAAGCGGCAGGACAACCGAACTTGTCACTGGCTGATTTCATCGCTCCGGTTGAGACTAACAAGCAAGATCATATTGGTGCTTTCGCTGTATCCATTCATGGCATTGAAGAACACATCAAACGCTTTGAATCGCAGCACGATGATTACAACAAGATCATGCTACAGGCGCTGGCCGACCGGCTGGCAGAAGCCTTTGCTGAACTTCTGCATGCTAAAACAAGAAAAGAACTATGGGCCTACGTACCAGGCGAGGACCTAACCAACGAACAACTGGTGAAAGAAGAATACCAGGGTATTCGTCCTGCACCAGGCTATCCTGCCTGCCCTGATCATACAGAAAAGCACAAGCTGTTTGCATTGTTGAATGCTACAGAAAATGCAGGAATCGAATTGACAGAAAGCCTGGCAATGTATCCTGCAGCAAGTGTATGCGGTTGGTATTTTGCCCATCCGCAAAGCAAATATTTTGGCTTAGGCAAGATCAATAAAGACCAGGTAGAGGACTATGCAAAGCGGAAGAACATGCCGGTGGAAGAGGTAGAACGCTGGTTGCGTCCGGTGCTGGATTATGCATAG
- a CDS encoding Uma2 family endonuclease, with translation MATSDRIFSVDEYIRHELSAATRHEFLNGQLFEMPGEKDINNEIALAIAFLFMQVLKSRGYQVYAHDVKVKIHGENKYYYPDVFVTKEEKTEDNIYIKKEPVLIVEVVSESTQVNDYVDKYIDYTKIPSLKYYLIVEPETMLLTMYKRSEGGEWTTFKFTKAEEDVKLDDLDVSFKLQQVYP, from the coding sequence ATGGCAACATCAGACCGGATTTTTAGCGTGGACGAGTACATCAGGCATGAACTATCTGCCGCCACACGTCATGAATTCCTTAACGGTCAACTTTTTGAAATGCCGGGAGAAAAAGATATCAATAATGAGATTGCCCTTGCAATTGCTTTTCTTTTTATGCAAGTCCTAAAGTCCCGCGGCTACCAGGTTTACGCACACGATGTAAAAGTCAAGATCCACGGTGAAAACAAGTATTATTATCCTGATGTGTTTGTAACCAAAGAAGAAAAGACTGAAGACAATATATACATCAAGAAAGAGCCTGTGCTGATAGTAGAAGTAGTATCAGAAAGTACTCAGGTAAACGATTATGTAGATAAATATATCGACTATACAAAGATCCCTTCGCTTAAGTATTACCTAATAGTAGAACCTGAGACCATGTTGCTCACCATGTACAAACGCAGCGAAGGTGGTGAGTGGACAACTTTCAAATTCACCAAAGCGGAAGAAGATGTGAAGCTGGATGACCTTGATGTATCGTTTAAACTTCAGCAGGTATATCCTTAA
- a CDS encoding exodeoxyribonuclease III codes for MRIITYNVNGIRSAVKKGFYEWLATDPADIVCLQEVKAQRSDIDIASIETMGYHTQWFCAQKKGYSGVGILSKIKPDNVVEGCQIEQSDLEGRVIRADFGDITIINAYFPSGTMGDVRQAYKYVWLDEFLDWLLELRKTRSQLIVCGDYNIAHREIDLHSPKTNKKTTGFLPEERAWFDKFLANGFVDGLREITQEPAQYTWWNQLRPSIREENKGWRIDYINVTENLRHRIKDAKVLPHIKHSDHGPMYLELE; via the coding sequence ATGCGCATCATCACTTACAATGTCAACGGTATCCGCAGCGCGGTGAAGAAGGGATTTTACGAGTGGCTGGCAACTGACCCCGCCGATATTGTATGCCTGCAGGAGGTGAAGGCGCAGCGTTCTGATATTGATATTGCTTCCATTGAAACGATGGGCTACCACACCCAGTGGTTTTGTGCGCAGAAAAAAGGCTACAGCGGCGTGGGCATACTTAGCAAGATAAAACCTGACAACGTGGTGGAGGGATGCCAGATAGAACAGAGTGACCTGGAGGGACGTGTTATAAGAGCCGACTTCGGCGACATCACCATCATCAATGCATATTTCCCTTCAGGTACAATGGGCGATGTGCGACAGGCTTACAAGTATGTATGGCTGGATGAATTTCTTGATTGGTTGCTGGAGCTGCGTAAGACGCGTTCCCAGCTGATCGTGTGCGGCGACTACAACATTGCTCATAGAGAAATTGACCTGCACAGCCCAAAGACCAACAAGAAGACCACGGGTTTTCTGCCTGAAGAGCGTGCATGGTTTGATAAGTTCCTAGCAAATGGATTTGTAGATGGCTTGCGCGAAATAACTCAGGAGCCTGCACAATATACGTGGTGGAACCAGCTACGACCCAGCATCCGCGAAGAGAACAAAGGCTGGCGCATTGACTACATCAATGTGACAGAAAACCTCCGCCACCGCATCAAAGACGCAAAGGTGCTCCCGCACATTAAGCACAGCGATCACGGGCCAATGTACCTGGAACTGGAATAG
- a CDS encoding glutathione peroxidase — MTQQKTIRIKRRIFRTIYPVLLKAGKVFGMNTSSGINIEDVAPDASFHELKALANNGTPINFSQYRGKKVMVVNTASQCGYTPQLSELKKLQELYRGKLEIIGFPSNDFKEQEKGTDEQIATFCIGTYGIQFPLVKKSRVRKGEGQHEVFQWLTQKEKNGWNDKEPGWNFTKYLVNEQGILTHYFGAGVSPLSKQVIHALGLK; from the coding sequence ATGACACAACAAAAAACCATCCGCATCAAAAGACGAATATTCAGGACGATCTACCCCGTACTGCTAAAAGCAGGTAAAGTGTTTGGTATGAATACCAGCAGCGGGATCAATATAGAAGATGTGGCGCCAGACGCTTCTTTTCACGAATTAAAAGCTTTAGCTAACAATGGCACACCCATTAACTTTTCTCAATACAGGGGCAAGAAAGTAATGGTGGTAAATACAGCCTCGCAGTGCGGCTATACTCCACAGCTAAGTGAGCTAAAGAAGCTGCAGGAATTGTACAGGGGCAAGCTGGAGATCATTGGCTTTCCGTCCAATGATTTTAAAGAACAAGAAAAGGGAACAGATGAACAGATAGCCACCTTCTGCATCGGCACCTACGGCATCCAGTTTCCGCTGGTGAAGAAGAGCCGGGTTCGTAAAGGAGAAGGACAGCATGAAGTGTTTCAGTGGCTGACACAGAAAGAGAAGAATGGCTGGAACGACAAGGAGCCAGGTTGGAACTTTACCAAGTACCTGGTGAATGAGCAAGGTATACTGACGCATTATTTTGGTGCAGGTGTTTCACCATTAAGTAAACAAGTGATACATGCGCTTGGACTGAAGTAG
- a CDS encoding homocysteine S-methyltransferase family protein, protein MDIRKLLEQRILIIDGAMGTMIQRHKLTEADYRGDRFKDWHTDVKGNNDLLSITQPDIITGIHKQYLDAGADIIETNTFSSTTIAQADYDLQSLAYELNVASARCARAAADEYTANDPGKPRFVAGAIGPLNKTLSLSPDVNNPGYRAVTFDEVVEAYTEQIKGLTDGGVDIILIETIFDTLNAKAAIFACKQYFRKVGKEWPIMISGTITDASGRTLSGQTLEAFYNSVRHARPLSIGLNCALGASEMRPHIEELSQIAECFTSAYPNAGLPNAFGEYDEQPHETAHIIEEWAKEGYVNIVGGCCGTTPDHIKHIAEEVAKFQPRQLPVVEASV, encoded by the coding sequence ATGGACATACGTAAACTTCTCGAACAACGCATCCTAATCATCGATGGCGCCATGGGCACCATGATACAGCGCCACAAGCTGACTGAGGCAGACTACCGCGGCGACCGGTTCAAAGACTGGCACACCGATGTGAAAGGAAACAACGACCTACTCAGCATCACCCAGCCTGATATCATTACCGGTATTCACAAACAGTACCTCGACGCCGGCGCCGATATCATCGAGACCAACACCTTCAGCAGCACCACCATTGCGCAGGCCGACTACGACTTGCAGTCACTCGCCTACGAGCTCAATGTGGCCTCTGCCCGATGTGCCCGCGCCGCCGCTGATGAATACACAGCCAACGATCCGGGTAAACCGCGCTTTGTTGCCGGCGCCATCGGCCCGCTCAATAAAACACTCAGCTTGTCACCCGACGTTAATAATCCCGGCTACCGCGCCGTCACTTTCGACGAAGTGGTAGAAGCGTACACCGAACAGATAAAAGGACTGACAGACGGCGGTGTGGATATCATCCTGATCGAAACCATCTTCGACACCCTCAATGCCAAAGCGGCCATTTTCGCCTGTAAACAATATTTCCGTAAGGTTGGCAAAGAATGGCCGATCATGATCAGCGGCACCATCACCGACGCCTCCGGCAGAACACTGAGCGGACAAACATTGGAAGCATTCTATAACAGCGTCCGCCATGCCCGCCCGTTGAGCATTGGTCTCAACTGTGCCCTCGGTGCCTCGGAAATGCGTCCGCACATCGAAGAGCTGAGCCAGATAGCAGAGTGTTTTACTTCAGCCTATCCCAACGCCGGCCTGCCCAACGCCTTCGGCGAATACGACGAGCAGCCACATGAAACTGCACACATCATCGAAGAGTGGGCGAAGGAAGGATATGTCAACATCGTCGGCGGCTGCTGCGGCACCACACCGGATCATATAAAGCATATTGCGGAAGAAGTGGCAAAGTTTCAGCCAAGGCAATTGCCGGTGGTTGAGGCGAGTGTTTAA